The DNA sequence TGGATACATGGGAACGCCACCGGAACAAACATGGCGATTTCACGAGACTCGTGGTGATGCGCTAACCGCGAGGGTGAGCTAATGGAAAGAACGTAAAGAAAGATTGGATCTTTTATCAAGCTAGGATCTGCTCCAACGGCTTGGCCTCGAGCTTGGCCTTCTCCATGTCCttgtgctgctgctgctgctccttgGCCAGCTTCTTCAGCCGGGCGAGCTCCAGGTCCTTGCTCATCTTCTTCCTGTACATCTCCGCGAACGTCATCGGCTGCGGCAGGATCGCTTCCTCCCCTTCCCTCACCTTCAGCGGGTACACCACGGCCTCCGGGGCTGGGTTCTGGAACGTCGCTATGGAGAGGCGGCTGCAGTTGGAGTTCACCACCGCCTGGTGGTCCGCGTTCTTGAACCTGCCGTTGCTCAGAAACTGGGTGCAAGATTGGGTCAGCGGGAGGGTGATGGGCATGGTATGGTTCGCACGCCACATATTGGATAAAAGTCCTCTCagatttctatttctccttttaagcctttttgttctttctctaACATCGAGATTGATtgggtttagaaaattttcatcgAGTATTAGCATTTCTGACAAAGAAGAAGTATGTGCCGACATTTTTCATGGAGTCGTCAAATACGGAAGAGCGCCACATGTTCGATAGAAGTCCTCTTAGAttgcttcttttttccccacacCCCCAAGTGGTTTTTGTTCTTACTTTCAGGGGAGAGATGGGTTGGGTTAAGAATGAATTGTATTTGAAAGATGATATGGCAAGTTCCGAGACAGACAGATAGATAAATACTCACATGACCAtgatcgcctaggttgaccacAAAAGCCCCTTCCACGGGCTGTACGGTGATCCAGCTCTTGCCGCCGTCTCTGGTGGCCTGGAGGCCACCCACCTGGTCCTGGAGCAAAAGGGTGATGGTTCCCGGGTCGGTGTGGCGCTTGAGCCCGAGCGTGAGGTCGGGTTGCGGGCATTTGGGGTAGTAGTTGACCACCACCTTCTGGTCCATGTCCACACATGCCTTGGTCAGTGCCTCCTTCTCCAATCCCATTGCCTCTGAGAGGACCTCCAAGAGCTTGCAGGCGAGGCTCATGAGCTTCTCGCTGTACTGCTCCGTCACCGACCTCCACCCCTCCGGCTTGTCGGGCCATCGGGAGTAGTCTCGGGTTCGAAGCGGGTATGAGAAGTATGTCACTATTTCGCGCCAGTCCTGGACAGCTTCACCCTGGCCATGAGTCATTCCAGTTATGATTTGAGTTCAGTGGATGGGGCAAAAGCTAGTGAAAGGAGCTAACGTTTCTTGTTCCAGAAGTTAATTCGATTCCTACCATGCGAAGAAATTTAAAGGGACGCGTCATTGTCACCCCCTTAACGGGACACGTCAATTGTTGATTGATTTGGTTCATCACATTAATTATTGACTTTCAACCCTGCAT is a window from the Rhodamnia argentea isolate NSW1041297 chromosome 8, ASM2092103v1, whole genome shotgun sequence genome containing:
- the LOC115727512 gene encoding naringenin,2-oxoglutarate 3-dioxygenase-like, with protein sequence MAKTLTALAGEKTLQSKFVRDEDERPTVAYNQFSNVIPVISLAGIDEAGGRREEICRKIVAACEDWGVFQVVDHGVEARLIADMTRLAREFFALPSEEKLRFDMSGGKKGGFIVSSHLQGEAVQDWREIVTYFSYPLRTRDYSRWPDKPEGWRSVTEQYSEKLMSLACKLLEVLSEAMGLEKEALTKACVDMDQKVVVNYYPKCPQPDLTLGLKRHTDPGTITLLLQDQVGGLQATRDGGKSWITVQPVEGAFVVNLGDHGHFLSNGRFKNADHQAVVNSNCSRLSIATFQNPAPEAVVYPLKVREGEEAILPQPMTFAEMYRKKMSKDLELARLKKLAKEQQQQHKDMEKAKLEAKPLEQILA